One window from the genome of Pedobacter schmidteae encodes:
- a CDS encoding sensor histidine kinase: MASKSILDSKWLQEIFILIFSFLLFTVNDWIFITGWRSFFTGSVYFFILYGHAQINRFFVLPILLKEHKPYLYFLLTAILLLVFSILLFEVSTEILYKNCFLYKSSYQKTYHFQLGTLAGTLICILGSIQILEHYREQKMKTSKELLHNQAQLNVLRAQLNPHFLFNTFNTLYGVSLQYPERSSELIMQVSKLLRYQVENNTKEFIPIDDEIEFISSYVELERERVGYRCKIDYNYQTDNGNYKIAPMLLITFIENAFKHGTCAIEHCFVKIDIKLEKGVLFLQIRNSIPEKKKKIVSTKIGLKNTIESLKIIYPNKHQLNSFADGAEYNVNLKVELS, encoded by the coding sequence ATGGCTTCAAAAAGTATATTAGATAGCAAATGGTTGCAGGAGATTTTCATATTGATTTTCTCTTTCCTGCTATTTACGGTTAACGATTGGATTTTCATCACAGGCTGGCGAAGCTTTTTCACCGGATCGGTCTATTTTTTTATACTCTACGGTCACGCACAAATCAATCGTTTCTTTGTATTGCCCATTCTGCTCAAAGAACATAAACCTTACCTCTATTTCCTGCTCACCGCCATACTGTTATTGGTTTTTTCCATTCTTTTGTTTGAAGTATCTACCGAAATACTCTACAAAAATTGTTTCCTTTATAAATCTTCTTATCAAAAAACCTATCATTTTCAGTTGGGTACACTTGCAGGAACATTGATCTGTATCCTCGGCTCCATTCAAATTCTGGAACATTACCGTGAGCAAAAAATGAAAACCAGTAAAGAGCTGTTACACAACCAGGCACAGCTTAATGTTTTAAGAGCACAACTCAACCCCCACTTTCTATTCAACACCTTCAATACACTTTACGGGGTTAGCCTGCAATACCCCGAGCGCTCATCTGAATTGATTATGCAGGTTTCCAAGTTGTTGCGCTATCAGGTAGAAAACAACACCAAGGAATTTATTCCTATAGATGATGAAATTGAATTTATTTCCAGCTATGTAGAACTGGAACGAGAGAGAGTAGGCTACCGCTGTAAAATTGATTACAATTACCAAACAGATAATGGGAATTATAAGATTGCCCCGATGTTGCTCATCACTTTTATTGAAAACGCATTCAAACACGGGACCTGCGCTATAGAACATTGCTTTGTGAAAATAGATATCAAACTTGAAAAAGGTGTGCTCTTCCTGCAAATCAGGAATTCAATCCCCGAGAAAAAGAAAAAAATAGTCTCTACAAAAATCGGGTTGAAAAACACCATAGAAAGCTTAAAAATCATATATCCGAACAAGCATCAACTGAATAGCTTTGCCGATGGGGCAGAATACAATGTAAACCTAAAAGTAGAACTGAGCTGA
- a CDS encoding gamma-glutamylcyclotransferase family protein, whose protein sequence is MNEYLFSYGTLQKDKVQLETFGRLLKGTPDTLMGYKLSTIRIVDEDVLAKSEQEIHLLAVPSELAADQINGVIFEITHDELLAADGYETETYKRVKLQFASGKEAWIYVTS, encoded by the coding sequence ATGAACGAATACCTCTTCTCTTACGGTACATTGCAAAAAGATAAGGTGCAGTTGGAAACCTTTGGCCGGTTGTTAAAAGGTACACCAGACACCTTAATGGGCTACAAGCTTTCGACCATTAGGATTGTAGATGAAGATGTTCTGGCCAAAAGTGAACAGGAAATTCACCTGCTTGCCGTGCCATCCGAACTGGCTGCCGACCAGATTAACGGTGTTATTTTCGAGATTACCCACGATGAGCTGCTGGCAGCAGATGGCTATGAAACAGAAACCTATAAAAGGGTCAAATTGCAGTTCGCATCCGGCAAAGAAGCCTGGATATACGTAACATCTTAA
- the gldC gene encoding gliding motility protein GldC has protein sequence MKQAEIKITVQLDDKNVPENIMWESTDAETKEQVPVKSMMLALWDHNYKNSMRIDLWTKDMPVDEMKRFFYETLQTMGDSFLKATGENLIVEDLRDYCAHFADKMGINTKG, from the coding sequence ATGAAACAAGCAGAAATCAAAATTACCGTTCAGTTGGACGACAAGAATGTGCCGGAAAATATCATGTGGGAATCGACAGATGCAGAAACCAAAGAGCAGGTGCCGGTAAAATCGATGATGCTGGCCCTTTGGGACCACAACTATAAAAATTCTATGCGTATTGATCTTTGGACTAAAGATATGCCTGTAGATGAGATGAAACGCTTTTTTTACGAAACTTTGCAGACCATGGGCGATAGTTTTTTAAAAGCAACCGGCGAAAACCTGATTGTTGAAGATTTGCGCGACTACTGTGCACATTTTGCTGATAAAATGGGTATTAACACCAAAGGATAA
- a CDS encoding DEAD/DEAH box helicase, translating into MAKKFEEFNLNRQILNAVADAGFTEATPIQEKAIAPVLSGQDIFGIAQTGTGKTAAYVLPILMQLKYAQGDAARALILAPTRELAMQIAEHVKLFSTYTDLRSVVIFGGIGPKTQIEQIKAGVDIIIATPGRFLDIYLAGHINTQYLKFLVLDEADKMMDMGFIGSIHRILEVVPRKRQNLLFSATMSNLVQKIAGDFLKNPTIIEVAEQATPAATVTQVLYEVPNFKTKINLLQHLLKKDEEFKRLIIFCKTKTVADNIFSFIVRRFGEDAVRVIHANKGQNTRINSINSFKEGNIRVLVATDVASRGIDVSEVSHVINFDVPIVIEDYVHRIGRTGRAFTKGDALTFSSPGEKYYIQKIEKLIRQQIPVVPLPEEVFVEETPYAEKQAIARAIDDQKRKEDPDFKGAFHEKKHAAAIAAAARSKTNKQPAWKKKKFKK; encoded by the coding sequence ATGGCCAAGAAATTTGAGGAGTTTAACCTTAACCGACAAATCTTAAATGCTGTAGCCGATGCCGGATTTACCGAGGCAACGCCTATACAGGAAAAAGCAATTGCACCGGTTTTATCCGGACAGGATATTTTTGGAATTGCGCAAACAGGAACCGGAAAAACGGCGGCCTATGTTTTGCCGATTTTAATGCAACTGAAATATGCTCAGGGAGACGCAGCAAGGGCACTGATTTTGGCACCAACCCGGGAACTGGCCATGCAAATTGCCGAACATGTGAAATTATTTTCTACCTATACCGATTTGCGCTCTGTAGTAATATTCGGAGGTATAGGTCCTAAAACCCAAATTGAACAAATTAAAGCGGGCGTAGACATCATTATTGCTACACCGGGAAGATTTCTGGATATTTATCTGGCAGGCCATATCAATACCCAGTATCTGAAATTCCTGGTATTGGACGAAGCAGATAAGATGATGGATATGGGGTTTATAGGTTCCATTCATCGCATTCTGGAAGTTGTTCCGCGTAAAAGACAAAATCTGTTGTTCTCGGCAACGATGAGTAACCTGGTACAAAAAATTGCCGGTGATTTCCTGAAAAATCCCACGATTATAGAGGTGGCAGAACAGGCTACACCAGCAGCAACGGTAACGCAGGTGCTTTATGAAGTACCCAACTTTAAAACAAAAATTAACTTATTGCAGCATCTGCTGAAAAAAGATGAGGAATTTAAACGACTGATCATTTTCTGCAAAACAAAAACAGTTGCCGATAATATATTCAGTTTTATTGTACGCCGTTTTGGCGAAGATGCAGTAAGGGTAATTCATGCCAATAAAGGACAAAACACACGCATCAATTCTATCAATAGTTTTAAAGAAGGCAATATCAGGGTGTTGGTGGCTACAGATGTGGCATCAAGAGGTATTGATGTGTCGGAAGTAAGTCATGTCATCAATTTTGATGTACCTATTGTTATAGAAGATTATGTACATAGGATTGGCCGTACCGGACGTGCTTTTACCAAAGGTGATGCGTTGACTTTTAGTAGCCCGGGCGAGAAATATTACATTCAGAAAATAGAAAAACTCATCAGACAACAGATTCCTGTTGTACCTTTGCCGGAAGAAGTTTTTGTGGAAGAAACCCCTTATGCAGAGAAACAAGCTATTGCCCGGGCAATAGATGATCAGAAACGTAAGGAAGATCCTGATTTTAAAGGAGCTTTTCACGAGAAAAAACATGCGGCAGCAATAGCCGCGGCAGCCAGGAGCAAGACCAATAAACAACCGGCCTGGAAAAAGAAGAAGTTTAAAAAGTAA
- a CDS encoding LytTR family DNA-binding domain-containing protein produces MNVPKKCIIVDDEPAAHYVLVNYINQNPQLELTHQCYNAIETLNVLRNNTVDLMFLDIDMPEISGLEMLQTLKSIPRTILTTAYSEFALESYEYGVIDYLLKPIYYPRFVKSIERFLALDPVEKPVVPNNSIAVKVDSHVIELSTADILYAQSYGNYVKIFTADKSHLASITTNQLESLLPQDHFVRVHKSYIVALAKIEQVERDNIILNKEKIPIGITYRRNLSRFFS; encoded by the coding sequence ATGAATGTACCAAAGAAATGTATCATTGTAGATGACGAACCAGCCGCACATTATGTGCTTGTCAACTACATCAATCAAAACCCGCAACTGGAACTTACCCATCAGTGCTACAATGCGATAGAAACCCTTAATGTATTACGCAACAATACGGTAGACCTGATGTTTCTGGATATCGATATGCCCGAAATCTCGGGACTGGAAATGTTGCAGACCTTAAAAAGCATTCCCAGAACTATCCTCACCACCGCCTATTCAGAGTTTGCACTGGAAAGTTATGAATATGGTGTGATAGATTATTTGTTAAAGCCAATTTATTACCCAAGATTTGTCAAATCTATAGAGCGCTTTCTGGCTTTAGACCCTGTTGAGAAACCAGTCGTGCCTAACAACAGTATTGCTGTAAAGGTGGATAGCCACGTAATTGAGTTATCCACAGCCGACATCCTGTACGCACAGAGTTACGGCAACTATGTAAAAATATTTACCGCCGATAAGTCCCATCTGGCTTCTATCACCACCAATCAACTGGAAAGCTTGCTGCCGCAAGATCATTTTGTAAGGGTACATAAATCCTACATTGTAGCCCTTGCAAAAATAGAACAAGTAGAAAGGGACAACATTATCCTGAATAAAGAGAAAATCCCCATAGGCATTACCTACAGAAGAAACCTAAGCCGTTTCTTTTCCTGA
- a CDS encoding TolC family protein, with protein MTLKDAVEQGVANYGTIKAKSKYLAASQETVKQTKTDYLPNVTLSAQQDYGTVNGQNGPLYGFGGYGVASSGLPLPQQNWNAAFGALYLLNVNWEVFSFGRIRERVNLSKAELERSTKDLEQETFQHKVKIAAAYLNLLASQRLMVSQEKNLERAVVFHRIAATRVKNGLLAGVDSTLAYAEVSKAVISLNQLKGRAKEENNKLVALIGVSIADFVLDSSFVKRVPKAILSNGVILNPVLQYYKSRVDAGKQTLQLYKKEYYPSVNLIGIYQTRGSGFSPEYATNQHAFSQNYFDGINPDRQNYLFGIGLTWNLTSIARTGKKVIAQQYMVSGLQDEYDVADQQLKTQLDAAEAKIKFALNNYNEAPKQVRAAQQAYLQKTTLYKNGLTNLVDVTQALYALNRAETDSDIIYTNVWQSLLMKAAASGDFDLFINEF; from the coding sequence TTGACTTTAAAAGATGCTGTTGAGCAGGGCGTAGCTAATTATGGGACAATTAAAGCAAAAAGCAAATACCTTGCTGCTTCACAAGAAACGGTTAAACAGACGAAAACAGATTATTTGCCTAATGTAACCCTTTCTGCCCAGCAGGATTATGGAACGGTAAATGGACAAAACGGTCCGCTATATGGTTTTGGTGGTTATGGGGTAGCTTCGTCCGGATTGCCGTTGCCGCAACAAAACTGGAATGCAGCTTTTGGCGCTTTATACCTGCTGAATGTAAACTGGGAAGTGTTTTCGTTTGGCCGGATCAGAGAAAGGGTAAACCTGTCAAAGGCTGAGTTGGAACGTTCGACAAAGGATTTGGAGCAGGAAACTTTCCAGCATAAGGTAAAAATTGCAGCAGCCTATCTAAACCTGTTGGCCAGTCAGCGTTTGATGGTTTCGCAGGAGAAAAATCTGGAGCGGGCGGTGGTATTCCATCGCATTGCCGCTACAAGGGTGAAAAATGGATTGCTGGCCGGAGTAGATTCAACCTTGGCTTATGCCGAAGTTTCGAAGGCGGTTATTTCCCTTAACCAGTTAAAGGGGCGTGCCAAGGAAGAAAACAATAAACTGGTTGCTTTGATAGGCGTAAGCATAGCAGATTTTGTGCTGGACAGCAGCTTTGTAAAACGCGTACCAAAAGCCATCTTGTCCAACGGCGTTATCCTTAATCCAGTGCTTCAATATTATAAGAGTAGGGTGGATGCAGGGAAACAAACACTCCAATTGTATAAAAAGGAGTATTATCCATCCGTAAATCTGATTGGGATTTACCAGACCAGAGGCTCCGGCTTTAGTCCGGAATATGCAACCAATCAGCATGCTTTTTCACAGAATTATTTTGATGGCATTAATCCTGATCGGCAAAATTACCTTTTTGGTATTGGCCTGACCTGGAATTTGACGTCAATAGCCAGAACAGGCAAGAAGGTAATTGCACAGCAGTATATGGTGTCGGGCCTGCAGGATGAATACGATGTTGCTGATCAGCAACTGAAAACACAACTAGATGCAGCTGAGGCTAAAATTAAATTTGCTTTGAACAACTATAATGAGGCGCCCAAACAGGTACGGGCCGCCCAACAGGCTTACCTTCAGAAAACAACCTTATATAAAAATGGATTGACGAACCTGGTTGACGTTACCCAGGCCCTTTATGCCCTGAACCGGGCAGAGACTGATAGCGATATCATTTACACCAATGTATGGCAGTCGCTGCTGATGAAGGCAGCTGCTTCCGGAGATTTCGACCTGTTTATCAATGAATTTTAA
- a CDS encoding polysaccharide lyase 6 family protein, with translation MMFLNTTKQRRKLTTTVGVIFLCLWLSNPQAGFAKTITVASLAELQTAINNAAAGDEILLKNGVYTSTDNIVVKRSGTAAKPIVIAAQTIGGAEITGTGGLSIQSPSAYIIVRGFKFTNASNKNEIAAGSTFCQWTRNIFETQGEGNYLSIIGNDHQVDHNTFQNKHSLGKFIGVRGTGKQIAERLWIHHNYFHNFSKQTGNGAEAVQFGLSGFSLSSSNSIFEYNLFENCEGENELLSVKSSAVTIRYNTVRDCKAQMTLRHGNFNKVYGNYFFNTPGIRIFGDDHLIYSNYFENCDPAINIGNGGAEVADGAPLTSHDRPDRILIAFNTLVNNKKNITLNPRTPIGLGAVDVTIANNLIQGGEEAALINGPFANPKWEGNVIYKVKGPGSIPEGAFKIKDPKLVRTASGAFHLQGADKELNVAGAYPSVTVDMDGQTRKTPLQVGADQISNDPVVAGILTPELVGYKAK, from the coding sequence ATGATGTTTTTAAATACAACCAAACAAAGAAGAAAACTGACCACAACTGTTGGTGTTATTTTTTTATGCTTATGGCTAAGTAATCCGCAAGCGGGTTTTGCTAAGACGATTACGGTAGCCTCGCTGGCTGAATTGCAGACCGCCATTAACAATGCGGCAGCCGGTGATGAGATTTTACTGAAAAACGGTGTTTATACCAGTACTGATAATATAGTGGTCAAAAGAAGCGGGACAGCGGCAAAACCCATTGTTATAGCTGCTCAGACTATAGGCGGGGCCGAAATAACAGGAACAGGTGGGTTGAGTATTCAAAGCCCATCTGCTTATATTATTGTGCGCGGATTTAAGTTTACCAATGCTTCCAATAAAAATGAAATAGCTGCAGGTAGTACTTTTTGTCAGTGGACCAGAAATATTTTTGAGACACAGGGCGAGGGCAACTATTTATCTATTATCGGAAACGACCATCAGGTTGACCACAATACTTTTCAGAATAAACATAGTTTGGGAAAATTTATAGGCGTAAGAGGTACAGGCAAACAGATTGCTGAACGTTTATGGATTCATCACAATTATTTTCATAACTTCTCCAAACAAACAGGAAATGGTGCCGAAGCGGTACAATTTGGCCTAAGCGGCTTTAGTCTTTCCTCAAGTAACAGCATTTTTGAGTACAATTTATTTGAAAATTGTGAGGGCGAAAATGAATTACTTTCTGTTAAATCTTCGGCCGTAACCATTCGTTACAATACCGTTAGAGATTGTAAGGCGCAGATGACCTTAAGGCATGGCAATTTTAATAAGGTGTATGGCAATTACTTTTTCAATACACCAGGCATAAGGATATTTGGTGATGACCACCTCATTTACAGCAACTATTTTGAAAATTGCGATCCGGCCATAAACATTGGCAATGGTGGTGCTGAGGTGGCAGATGGAGCACCGCTTACTTCTCACGATCGTCCGGATAGGATTTTAATTGCCTTCAATACACTGGTAAACAATAAAAAGAATATCACTCTAAACCCGCGGACACCAATAGGATTGGGTGCTGTTGATGTGACTATTGCCAACAACCTGATACAGGGAGGGGAGGAAGCTGCTTTGATTAATGGCCCTTTCGCTAATCCCAAATGGGAAGGGAATGTAATTTATAAAGTAAAAGGTCCGGGCAGTATTCCCGAAGGTGCTTTTAAGATTAAAGATCCTAAGTTGGTTCGTACAGCTAGCGGAGCATTTCATTTGCAAGGTGCAGATAAAGAGCTGAATGTTGCCGGGGCTTATCCTTCTGTTACAGTAGATATGGACGGACAAACCCGCAAAACTCCATTGCAGGTAGGCGCCGATCAGATTTCTAACGATCCTGTTGTCGCCGGGATTTTGACACCCGAATTAGTTGGATATAAAGCGAAATAG
- a CDS encoding DUF421 domain-containing protein: MNAYLDITLRSLAVYTFMLVAIRLTGKKELSQLNTSDVVLILLISNAVQNAMVGSNTSLIGGLVAAAVLFALNYLLKKVMFKSKKIRDLLTEKPEILIHNGNLDFAMLSKLGITNEELREAIREHGVEKYKDVKLAVMEADGNISIISGDEKLKQSQYKRKRKHKTLGDLN, encoded by the coding sequence ATGAATGCATACCTTGATATTACACTTAGAAGTCTGGCCGTATATACCTTCATGCTAGTCGCTATCCGGTTGACCGGAAAAAAAGAGCTTTCGCAGTTAAATACCTCCGATGTGGTCTTAATCCTACTCATCAGTAACGCCGTACAAAATGCAATGGTGGGTAGCAACACCAGCCTTATAGGAGGCCTGGTTGCCGCCGCTGTATTATTTGCACTCAATTACCTCCTCAAAAAGGTAATGTTCAAAAGCAAAAAAATCCGGGATCTGCTAACCGAGAAACCCGAAATACTGATTCATAACGGGAACCTTGATTTTGCCATGCTCAGCAAACTAGGGATTACCAATGAAGAATTAAGAGAGGCCATCCGCGAACATGGTGTAGAGAAATACAAAGATGTAAAACTCGCCGTTATGGAAGCGGATGGAAATATCAGCATCATCAGTGGAGATGAAAAACTGAAACAGAGCCAGTATAAGCGTAAAAGAAAACACAAAACACTTGGCGATCTGAATTAG
- a CDS encoding heme exporter protein CcmB — protein sequence MNLVSQVKHLIKKELLLEWRSKYTLNGVLLYVVSTVFVCFLSFVSADKITLNALFWIIMLFASINAVSKSFLQESRGRQLYIYTIASPIALIISKTIYNVLLMLLLTVIALGFYMLVFNYMPEDLPMYFLATVLGSLSFSTIFTMVSAIASKAGNGGMLMAILSFPVIIPVLVVLIKLTKNAIDGLDRSVSWDEVGILLVINVLVMAVSLLLFPYLWRD from the coding sequence ATGAATTTAGTAAGCCAGGTAAAACATTTAATTAAAAAGGAATTGCTGCTGGAATGGCGCTCCAAGTATACCTTAAATGGTGTGCTTTTGTATGTGGTTTCTACCGTGTTTGTCTGTTTTTTATCTTTTGTAAGCGCAGATAAGATTACCTTAAATGCATTGTTCTGGATTATTATGCTTTTTGCCTCCATAAATGCGGTGTCTAAAAGCTTTTTGCAGGAAAGCAGGGGGCGACAGCTTTATATTTATACCATTGCCAGCCCTATTGCATTGATCATTTCCAAAACCATCTACAATGTTTTGCTAATGCTATTGCTGACCGTAATTGCATTGGGTTTTTACATGCTGGTGTTTAACTATATGCCAGAGGATTTGCCCATGTATTTTCTGGCTACTGTGTTAGGCAGCCTTAGCTTTTCAACCATCTTTACCATGGTATCGGCCATTGCCTCCAAAGCAGGTAACGGAGGGATGCTGATGGCGATCCTTAGCTTCCCGGTTATCATTCCGGTACTGGTGGTATTGATCAAACTCACAAAAAATGCCATCGACGGGCTGGATAGGAGCGTAAGCTGGGATGAAGTTGGTATATTGCTGGTAATTAATGTATTGGTGATGGCGGTGTCTTTATTGCTGTTCCCTTATTTGTGGCGGGATTAA